A single region of the Biomphalaria glabrata chromosome 15, xgBioGlab47.1, whole genome shotgun sequence genome encodes:
- the LOC106064896 gene encoding uncharacterized protein LOC106064896 codes for MTTVAAPSELPDVPECPIDSQTSVDDRRMRWVEFFDREKYLQHVLLMRSRQFSALVQLLQTCKKETDPFRPPVELPVPEQILAPTPPPQTAAEEDEAAVTHSDLSSHSKASQNSSLSSSSSSCYTTTKSRGTSYVSVRSVDARKTNTIALVILVVSVLVIAGIIVGIVVHIHVDTGLLGSSENNKESHKNTNWMTSKERDHIHQLVTENLSPHRTLDMQEYDEVHSNNYPFSSKSPQSATNDLRTSLKANDVHITRSSADSDSTHNQLARDRSNQNTSGRNDSLQSFNQMSQSEPGIDRLPTDQGHTKLGDDLSPITRGHTDFSNLHMSVSRSNLDGVSLSRKTTYPIDRSESPTSAMSSSTSQGGTLTSSMSSSSTSESGIPIATTFDPLNPQGNNQPESAEPNLGSPDSGSNPYLRVTGRFEELNSNGDIHEQTSVTRNSFSRPRGANGSTGNTLDPMPTSREQQGTFSRYYQLTNALSLDLTTMPTDHQATDTRNTQQHTISTFSLGRGLSGSTLSHNAVSSAKATQLPFPGVGTTRTPASPMSFDVLRPPGKLTTSSSIWPLFSSASTKSNKSASYNSDVGLQSKSRPTDSTNVRPSGTRSSSGRESSQEAATSKAMARTGSSTATRRLMRRLTTTTVRTTPLVDQYAAFYAGGNADGPDGPTFEVSNVAGGIDYDSAFRDMPPPQVLPTAIATKIAAAPPALTTRPPPTTRKPPKIVLIANDVVAEIGMSVSQGLKVGCSAKEAWGWTYMAISRYEGDNNFSVEFLGGVEKRDEWPFIPIDSRMSDFTLHRDDEMVNLVLETKFAMCEDKGRYLCEVIVNSTFFTRTFNVDVKKKPEKPVLSFPDDIFAGQTVWITTTWDAGNPMIGHIVHDIVKGFVDLPFVSKNERTTSWYKDCAIMVENKYSVVPEVNWNGTEIIARIEAGPKATALQKSIIERLKFDRKVMVILDANMCQGKQGDKLAHPYNKEKFVTCGSGGPTVEACPELQHFDTKMKKCVLTPVKPKAT; via the exons CTTGTCCAGTTGTTACAAACCTGTAAAAAGGAGACAGACCCATTCAGACCACCAGTAGAACTTCCGGTCCCAGAGCAGATCCTTGCTCCAACGCCACCCCCACAAACAGCAGCGGAAGAGGATGAGGCGGCCGTCACCCACAGCGATTTGTCCTCCCACTCCAAGGCATCTCAGAATTCCTCCCTTTCATCGTCATCCTCCTCTTGCTATACCACCACAAAGAGTAGAGGCACAAGCTA CGTGTCAGTTCGAAGTGTGGACGCAAGAAAAACCAACACCATCGCTCTGGTCATCCTGGTGGTCTCTGTGTTGGTCATAGCAGGCATCATCGTAGGGATAGTAGTTCATATACACGTAGACACAG gttTACTGGGGTCGAGCGAAAACAATAAAGAATCCCATAAGAATACAAACTGGATGACTTCTAAAGAAAGGGACCATATACACCAGCTCGTTACGGAGAATCTTTCCCCTCATCGGACGTTGGATATGCAGGAGTATGATGAGGTTCATTCTAACAATTATCCCTTCTCATCTAAGTCCCCTCAGAGTGCAACTAATGATCTCAGAACTTCATTAAAAGCCAATGACGTGCACATAACACGTAGCAGCGCTGACTCTGACAGCACTCATAATCAGTTGGCCCGCGATCGTTCCAACCAAAACACCAGCGGAAGGAATGACTCGTTACAATCGTTCAATCAAATGAGCCAATCAGAACCGGGGATAGACCGTTTGCCAACAGATCAAGGCCATACGAAATTGGGCGACGATTTGTCTCCCATAACTCGAGGCCACACAGATTTCAGTAATCTACACATGTCGGTGTCAAGGAGCAACTTGGATGGAGTAAGCTTGTCACGTAAAACTACATATCCAATAGATCGAAGTGAATCTCCAACGTCCGCCATGTCTTCATCAACATCCCAAGGAGGCACTCTAACGTCATCAATGTCTTCTTCTTCTACATCGGAAAGTGGCATTCCCATTGCTACTACATTCGATCCTTTAAATCCACAGGGAAATAACCAACCTGAGTCAGCAGAACCAAATCTAGGTAGTCCTGATTCGGGATCAAACCCATACCTTCGCGTCACAGGCCGTTTCGAAGAGCTGAACAGTAATGGAGATATTCATGAACAAACCTCTGTGACAAGGAACTCGTTCTCTAGACCACGTGGCGCCAACGGAAGCACAGGGAACACGCTTGACCCGATGCCAACTTCTCGAGAACAACAAGGCACCTTTTCCAGATATTATCAACTGACCAATGCCTTGAGCCTTGATCTGACCACCATGCCCACTGACCATCAAGCCACGGACACTCGAAACACACAACAGCATACAATTTCCACGTTTTCCTTAGGCAGGGGCCTGTCTGGTTCAACCCTTTCTCATAATGCTGTTTCGTCTGCCAAAGCGACACAATTGCCTTTCCCTGGTGTCGGAACTACTCGAACCCCGGCTTCACCAATGAGCTTTGATGTCCTTAGGCCGCCGGGGAAATTAACGACTTCTTCATCAATTTGGCCCCTATTCTCGTCTGCTTCAACGAAATCAAACA aatcggCAAGTTATAACAgcgatgtaggcctacaatccaaaagtaggcctactgattCAACAAATGTCAGACCGTCGGGGACTAGATCAAGTTCAGGCAGAGAGTCTTCCCAAGAAGCAGCCACTTCTAAGGCCATGGCTAGAACAGGATCTTCAACAGCAACAAGGCGCTTAATGAGAAGACTGACCACCACCACTGTTCGAACGACGCCCCTGGTGGACCAGTATGCAG CATTCTATGCCGGAGGGAACGCAGACGGACCTGACGGACCAACGTTTGAAGTATCGAACGTAGCAGGTGGCATTGATTATGATTCAGCCTTCCGAGACATGCCACCACCACAAGTGTTACCCACAGCCATAGCAACTAAAATAGCCGCAGCGCCCCCTGCACTGACGACCAGGCCGCCACCGACAACTAGAAAGCCTCCAAAAA TCGTACTTATCGCCAATGATGTGGTGGCTGAGATTGGCATGAGCGTCAGCCAGGGTCTGAAAGTTGGTTGTTCCGCCAAGGAAGCCTGGGGCTGGACTTACATGGCCATTTCACGTTATGAAGGAGACAACAACTTCTCGGTGGAGTTTCTGG GTGGAGTAGAAAAAAGAGACGAGTGGCCTTTTATCCCTATAGACTCCAGGATGTCTGACTTCACCTTACACAGAGACGATGAGATGGTGAACCTGGTGCTGGAGACCAAGTTTGCTATGTGTGAGGACAAAGGCAGATACTTGTGTGAGGTGATTGTCAATAGCACCTTCTTCACCAGGACTTTCAACGTAGATGTCAAAA aAAAACCCGAAAAACCAGTTTTAAGTTTTCCTGACGACATCTTTGCTGGCCAGACAGTGTGGATTACAACAACATGGGATGCTGGGAACCCAATGATTGGCCACATTGTGCATGACATTGTCAAAGGTTTCGTAG ATTTGCCTTTTGTGTCGAAAAATGAACGAACGACCTCCTGGTATAAGGACTGCGCTATAATGGTGGAGAATAA gtactCCGTGGTGCCAGAAGTCAACTGGAACGGGACTGAAATAATTGCTCGTATTGAGGCTGGGCCTAAAGCGACTGCTTTACAGAAAAGCATCATAGAACGGCTGAAATTTGATCGCAAGGTCATGGTCATTTTGGATG CCAACATGTGCCAAGGAAAGCAAGGAGACAAACTGGCCCATCCGTACAACAAGGAGAAATTTGTGACTTGCGGTTCAGGTGGTCCTACTGTGGAAGCGTGTCCAGAGCTTCAGCATTTTGATACCAAGATGAAAAAATGTGTGTTGACTCCTGTGAAACCCAAGGCAACTTGA